A window of Ruminiclostridium herbifermentans genomic DNA:
GTAATAAAAAAAGATTAGGTCAAATAATTTCAGTATTAGTAAAAAATGATCTTGTTAAGGGAATTACACCAGAAAAGCTAAGAAAAATAATTGAAGAATTAGGCCCTACCTTTGTTAAGCTTGGACAAATTATGTCAATGCGTAATGAAATACTTCCAATGGAATACTGTAAAGAACTTGAGAAACTGCGTGCTGACGTAAAACCAATGGAGTTTTCAGAAGTAAAAAAAGTTATTGAGGATGAATATGGAACAGAGCTTGAAGAGGTGTTTCAATGCTTCGACAGTGCACCTTTAGGCTCAGCTTCTATTGCACAAGCACATTTTGCAGTTCTTAAAAGTGGGGAAAAGGTTGTTGTTAAGGTGCAACGCCCGGGCATAAAGGATATTATGGCTCGCGATATATCATTACTCAGAAAAGCCTCAAAAATTTTAAAGATTGCTGTTAATACAGGAAATGCAGTGGATTTTGGAATAATACTCGATGAAATGTGGACAGTGACTAGTCAGGAGATGGACTTCCTTATTGAAGCACGTCACGCAGAAGAATTCTATGATTATAATAAAGATATTGTATATTCTACCTGTCCCCAAATAGAACATAAATATACCACATCAAAGGTACTTGTAATGGAATATATTGAAGGTGTTCAGATAGATGATACTGAGACACTAGTTTCAATGGGATATGATTTAAATGAAATTGGATTAAAGCTTGCTGATAATTACATAAAGCAAATTATTGATGATGCATTTTTTCATGCGGATCCTCATCCTGGCAATATTCGAATTAGAGGCGGAGAGATTGTTTGGATTGATTTAGGAATGATGGGAAGGCTGTCTAATAGGGATAAGCTACTGTTTAAGAATGCAATCAAAGCTATTGCAGAAAATGATATTGATGAAATAAAGAACATTTTAATAACCCTTGGCAATCATAAGGGAAGGATTAATCATTTAAGGCTGTATTCAGATATAAGTGATATGCTGTCTAAATATGGGAATAAGAGCATTGGAGACATGGACTTGGGAATTATAATCGAGGAGTTCCTTTTCCTTGCAAATACCCATGGGATATCCATGCCAAAGGGAATGAGTATGTTGAGCCGCGGAATAATAACAATAGAAGGTGTATTGGCTAAAATTTCTCCAGAT
This region includes:
- a CDS encoding ABC1 kinase family protein, yielding MGRQENSTDSNKKRLGQIISVLVKNDLVKGITPEKLRKIIEELGPTFVKLGQIMSMRNEILPMEYCKELEKLRADVKPMEFSEVKKVIEDEYGTELEEVFQCFDSAPLGSASIAQAHFAVLKSGEKVVVKVQRPGIKDIMARDISLLRKASKILKIAVNTGNAVDFGIILDEMWTVTSQEMDFLIEARHAEEFYDYNKDIVYSTCPQIEHKYTTSKVLVMEYIEGVQIDDTETLVSMGYDLNEIGLKLADNYIKQIIDDAFFHADPHPGNIRIRGGEIVWIDLGMMGRLSNRDKLLFKNAIKAIAENDIDEIKNILITLGNHKGRINHLRLYSDISDMLSKYGNKSIGDMDLGIIIEEFLFLANTHGISMPKGMSMLSRGIITIEGVLAKISPDINVVQVMTNRMASEVLNNIDLSQEILNVGKTLYGSARKTLDIPAQLSDILKMVIKGQAKVNMELTGSEEPLAAIDKMVNRLVICIINAGLLIGSSLICTTNMELKILGIPLIGVLGYAVSLILGGWLILDIRKKKT